A window of Blastocatellia bacterium genomic DNA:
TGAAATTGTTACTAGGGCTAAAGAGTCAGGCATAAAAGTTAATTATGATTTTAAAGATCATCTAGGCGAAAAGCTTTTTACTGAAACAAATAGTAGTCGATTATACTTATATAGTCGTTATCCTTTTCCTTCTCGTGCAGCAGAAAAAAAAGATGAATTTCAACAGCAAGCATTAGATAAACTAGAAAAACAGCCTCAAATACCTTTTTATCGAATGGAAAATGTAAATGGTAAAATGTCGCTACGTTATGCTGTTGCTGACATAATGAGTAAATCTTGTGTAGAATGTCATAATGCTAACCCAGAGTCACCGAAAAAAGATTGGAAAGAATCAGATGTAAGAGGAGTAATAGAAATAGTAGTTCCTGTAGATAAAACAGATAAAGAAATTACTAGTTTTATTTGGCAGATAATATTAGTAATTGTGCTTGGCTTTGCTTTAGTAATTACTTCTAGTATTTTTCTAAATCGTCAACTTTTAATTCAACCTATAAATAAATTAATTAATATTGCTAAACATATTGCACGAGGAAACTTAAATGTTGTTGCTACTGAGCTAAAAAATAAAGATGATGAAATTGGACTTCTAGCTAAAGAAATGAACCAAATGGTTATTTATCTGCAACAAGCGTCTGATATTGCAGATAGAATTGCAGGAGGCGATCTTAGCTTACAAATAGAGCTTCAGTCTACTAATGACACATTTGGAGATGCTTTCCAAAAAATGGTGCAATTTTTAAGAATAGTTACTGTAAAAGTAAAGAGTTGTTCTGATCAAGTAAAAGCTATGTCAGAAACTTTGGCTAAATCTGGTCAACAACTCCAAAAAGATACAGAAATGGTAGCAGCGGCAGTTCAAGATATGGCTTCTTTAGTTGAAGAGCTTTCTACCAATATAAAACTTATTGCTAAAAGTGTAGAATCGCAAGCTTCTAGTGTAGTAGAAACAACTACTGCAATTCAGCATATGTCTATTCGTATGCAGCGTATTGCTGCTGGAACTAAGGATTTAACACAACTAGTAGGCTCTGCTCGCGGAGTAGTTAAAGATGGACGAGATTCTGTAGAACAAGCTTCTTCAGGGATGAGGGAGATACATCATTCTATAACTAGCACGGCGGACACAATATATGGTTTAGGTGAGCATGCTGCTGCTATTGGAAGAATAGTAGAAGTTATTAATGCTATTGCGGAGCAAACAAATCTTTTAGCCTTAAATGCTGCAATAGAAGCTGCTCGAGCAGGTCAACATGGATTAGGTTTTGGTGTAGTTGCTGAAGAAGTTCGTAAACTCTCAGAACGTACTACAGAATCAGCCGAGGAAATTGGCGTTTTAATTGGTGGAGTACAAAGAGATGTTGCACAAGCAGCAAAACAAATGGGACTTTCTACTAGCCTGGTTAATGATGGACTAGAACAATCTAGTAAAGTTGTTTCTGCTCTTTCACAAATAGAGATAGTGGTGGATAGTGTTTCTACTACATCAAGTTATATTGATAATATTATTATTGAACAATCAGTTGGCACAGAAGAAATCTTACGAACTACACAAGAGTTAACCATTGTTACTCATGAAATACAGGCTGCTAGCCAAGAACAATCTATCTCAACTAGTGAAATAGTTAAATCTGTTGAAAGAGTACAATCAGCCGCCGAACGTAATGCAAAACTTTCTGAACAACTTTCTGTAACTAGTCGTGAAATGCTGTCTCAATCTGAGCAACTAGCCGTTACACTAGGCTCTTTCCGATTACCTAACAGTTAAAAATATCTAAAATACGTTAATAAATTTTCTAAAATCAAGAGGTGTAAAACTATCATGATCATTGAACACGAGGGAAAGAAACCTGTTATTGATCCTTCTGCTTATATAGCACCAAATGCAGTTATTTCAGGCGATGTCACCATTGGCCCAGATAGTCGGATTCTTTATGGGGCAGTAATTACTTCTGAGGGTGCGCCAGTAAAAATTGGTCGTGGAGTAGTAGTAATGGAAAATGCTGTAATTCGTGGTGCAGGTGGAGCTAAACAAGCTTTTCCTTGTATTTTAGAAGATTATGTTTTAGTTGGCCCCACAGCTTATATTTCTGGTGCAACTTTAGAATATCGCGCTTTTATTGGTGCTAATGCAACGGTTTTTAATGGCTCAGTAGTTGGACGTAATGCTGCCGTTTCTTTGGGGGCAATTGTACATATTCAAACCCATTTGCCAGCAGAAACTTTAGTTCCTATTCAACATATTGTAATAGGCAATCCTTGTAAGCTATTTTCCCCTAATCAAGCACATGAAGTAATTGATGAGCTTATGAGGCGTAATTTTAGAGAATATGTTTTTAACTTAAAAGATAATGAAGTTTTGGCAGAACGTTATGCTAAAAGTTTAGCCTCACATTTAAGTGATAAAACTTTATCCTTAAATGATGTGTTAGCTGCTGTAAATACAACAAATACAGCAAATACAACAGAAATTGCTAAAAACGAGGCTAAACCAGTGCGTACAAGTAGTCGTAAAAAACGAGCTAATTAATATTACTAATGTTATTTTGCCATTAGCTTTTCTAATGCCTCTGGTTCACTAGGGACATTTTGAGAGAGTTTAACTAGCCCAGTGCTAGTAACTAGGTAGTCATCCTCTATACGAACACCAATTTTTTCATCTGGTAAATAAATCCCAGGCTCAATAGTAATCACTGATCCAACAGGTAGCGGACGACTATAATCACCTACATCATGAACATACATTCCTACAAAATGCCCAAGGCCATGTGGGAAGAATTGGTCTAATGACCTGCCTTTAGAATCTTTTAACGAACTTTCACGCATTACTTGACGTGCAACTGCGTCTAGGTCATGCATAGTAGATTTGCCAGGCTCAAAGGCTTTTGCTGCTGCTGTTTGTGCCGCTAAAACTAGTTTATAAATTTCACGTTGGCGTGGGGTAAAGCGTCCATTTGCTGGATAAGTGCGTGTAATATCAGCAGCATAATAATTATATTCCGCACCAATATCTACTACTATTAAATCATTATCTTCTATTTTCTTACGATTTTTTTCATAATGTAAAATAGTTGAGTTTATGCCCGAACCAACAATACAAGGAAAAGCAGGACGCTGCGCTCCATTACGGTAAAACTGCCCTAAAATAAGAGCTTCTAGCTCATATTCAAACATTCCAGGTTGAACATTTTTAAGTACATCTTTATGAGCTTGTTCTGTAATATCAATAGCACGCTTAATTAAGGAAAGTTCTGGCTCACTTTTTAACATTCTTTGATCTGCTAAAAATGGAGCTATAGGATTAAGATTTACTGTCGCGCTAATTTTACGTAGCTGTTCAGTAAATTTTTCTTCTCTAACTAAACGAGTGTAATTGCTAGGTGGGACAACTGTATAAACTTTTTCCCCTGACTTTTGAAAATCAGCAGTGTGAGCTATTTCGCCTAGGATTTTTGGTAGATCTTTTAAGCTTGCAACTCTTTCAACTCCAAAGGCTTGAGCAGTTTGCTCAGAAATATCTGGGCGTGGGCCAGTCCATTGATCCATAAAAGGGTTTGGGGTAGGTAAAAACAACCATTCTTTTGCACCTTGATAGCCTTTTGGCACAAGTACCAAAGCACTGTCAGGAACATCCACACCTGTTAAATACATAAAATTATCATTTTGGCGAAACTTTGCCCCAACACCTAGGTCATCTTCTTCTGATGCTAAAACTACTACTATACCATCACGTACTTTTTCTAGTAGTTTTTCACGTCTAACTTTATATTCACTCAATGGTTGTTCTGCAAGTAGTACAGTATTAGAAACATTTGCTTGAGATGGGTTTATTGTAAAAGCAGCAAATAATAAAGTAAGTGATAAAATCAGGGTAATAAAGCGAATAGTAGAAGTTTTTCTTAAATACATAGTCTTGCTTATCTCCCTAAGAGTGCGAAGTTTTAATCAGCTATAAGCTGTCTTATTTATAATAACTTGGGCAGAGTGTAATTTACTTAGTCTTAAAAAATCTTTGCCAAGTAGACTGAAACATTGACATTATTCCTGTATAACCATAACCAAACAAAAAGATAAATAAAAATGGAATTGTTCCTAAGATCGACCTAGTAAAAGCATAGTAAATAGTAGCAACAAAATAAATAGCTGTTAAGACCTCTAAATAAGGAATTAAGCCCATATTGCGACGGTATTTCATTGCTTGACTTAGCCAATTATCTTGACGACTTTCTACTTTATATTTAGGTGTACGTACAAATGAGGATTGTACGCCTAAAATGGCCTCTATTACTGCACGAGCATTGCTAAAAGTAAGACCTATGCCCATTCCCATAACTAATGGTAGATATTTTAATCGCTTTTTCCATGTTGTAGGGTGTAAGTAATATTGTGCTGAACCATAAAAGGCTATTACTGAGAGTGAGGAAAATAGCAAGATAGGAACATCAAAAAGTAGTAAATGGAAGAAACCTTGATTATAACGAACAATCAACACAGGTAAGTGAAGTAGTGCAAGTAAGATCATTAATGGTGCTGCAATATTGTTAGTTAAGCGGAAAAACATCTCTACTTTAACTCTAGTAGGGAGGTTATCATTTTTTAACATACGTCCTAGAAGCTTTATAGCTACTTGAATTAAGCCCTTGGCCCAGCGTCGTTGTTGAGCCTTAAAAGCATTAATTTCTACAGGTAGTTCTGCTGGAACATCTTCATCTAAAAGATAAACAAATCGCCAGCCCATTAGTTGAGCGCGATAACTTAAATCTGTATCTTCTGTTAAGGTATCGTGTTGCCAACCGCCAGAATATTCAATAGCTTCTCGTCTCCACATTCCAGCCGTGCCATTAAAATTAAAGAAACTACCAGAACGATTACGTGCCATTTGTTCAACAACAAAATGTCCATCTAGCATAATAGATTGAATTTTAGTTAACAGACTGTAATCACCATTGATATGACTCCAACGCATTTGTACCATACCAATTTTTTCATCAGTAAAATAATGGATCATTTTTTTGATACAATCTGGACGTGGAAGAAAATCTGCGTCAAATACAGCTACAAATTGACCTTTAGCACTTTTAAGACCTGCTTCTAATGCTCCTGCCTTAAAACCTGTGCGATCTGTACGGTGAAGATAAACAATATCAAAACCTTGTTTTTTATACTGTTCAACTACACAAGAAGCAATTGCTATAGTTTCATCTGTTGAATCATCCAAAACCTGAATTTCTAACAGTTCTCGTGGATAGTCTATTGCTGCTACAGATTCTATTAAGCGTTCGACTACATACATTTCATTGAATAACGGTAGCTGAACAGTTACTTTAGGTAGTTCAGAAAATTCTGTTTTCGGTTTAGGAGCGTGGGGAAGATAGCGAAAAAATAAATAAACTAATTTTAGTCGGTAAAATCCATATAAAGACAAAATAAAAAGGATGCCAAAATAAAGTGAAATAATCACTATGTCAAATGTATCCAAGCTATATAGAAAACTTATATTGTTGGTTTGTGCAAACTTTTCTAGTCCTGGAAGTAGTGGAACTTCGGGGCGGTAAATTTGCTCACTCTCTTGAATTGCTATAGGAAATAGCTTAAGTAGTGAGCTTATCTGTGTAAACATAAACTTATCAAAACCTCAATGGTGCAATAATTTGGATCAAGCGCAAAACAAATTAATTCTAGCGTTTTTACTAGAGGTGTCAATATCCTAACACATAAGGGATTTTACTATATGAGTAAACATAATATTATTTGGTAGTTAAAGAAAAAAATATATAATTACAGCTTTCAAAAATCTTTACACTAAGGATCGTCAAAAAATACTATAAATAAAGGCTGTTAGTTGTATTTAGCTAAGTGGGAGCTAACTTCATGAGTTTATTACGCTTTCTGCAATCAATATTTCTACTAGGGTTTTTAATCTTTTTCCTTAATTTAACTGTAATGGCTCAATTTAGTGGAGCAACTACAGGAACAATTACTGGAACGGTAAAAGATACCGATGGAAAAATCTTAGTTGGTGTTACTGTTGAAACAACACAAATAGAAACTAATCTAAAACGTACTGTTCAATTAAATGAAAAAGGTTTTTATCATTTGCTCCAATTACCTCCAGGTACTTATAAAATTAAGGCTGAATTGCAAGACTTTGAATCAAAAGAAGAAAATCTAGTTCTAACTATTGGAACAACAGCAATTATAGACTTTGAGCTAAGAGCAAAAGGAACAAGTGAAGTTGTTGAAATAAATTCAGAGAATTTGATATTGTCGGACAAAACCGAAAGTAGCACACAATTTCGCCGTCAAGATATCGAAGCTTTACCTATAAACCAACGGAATTTCTTACAATTTGCTACTCTTGCACCTCGTGTTGTACTTAGTCGTACCCCGGAAGCTTCTGTAGCTGTTAGTTTACTTATTTCTATTAATAATCAACCCTCACGCTTTAACAATGTTACTATAGATGGATTAAGTAATAATGATGCTAGTGTAGGAAATGTGCGTTCAACTTTTAGCCAGGATGTTGTACAAGAATTTCAAGTTGTTACAGACAACTACTCAGCCGAATTTGGCCGCGCCTTAAGTGGCGTTATCAATATTGTTACCCGTGGTGGGACAAATAAATTTAAAGGCTCGCTTTTTGGTTTAGGTCGCACAAAACAAACTTCTGCACGAAATGCTCTTTTTAGCTTTAAACCTCCTTTTGAGCGTTATCAATTTGGTAGTAGTTTAAGTGGCCCAATTAAAACAGATAAAGCTTTCTTTTTTGTTGGATTTGAACGTTTTACACAAAATCGTAGTCTGCTAATTACTGTACCTAACATCTTAGTGGAGTCTGCTAAAAGACGGGGCTTTTCTCTTAGCAATGGTTTTGTCCCTGTTTCTGTTGCTAATACTTATGTATTTGCTAGGGCGGATTATAATGTAACAAAAAATAATTCATTGTGGTTACGTTATAACTTAGATTCTAATTACAATGGAGAATTTGATGGTTTTGGTGGCAAGTCAGATTTAACCAATGGTGGCTTTTTAATTTTAGATAATCAAGCTATTGCATTAAATAATACTTATGTTAATCCTAATAAAAATTTAGTAAATGAAACACGCTTTCTTTATACAAAGCTAGACACAAATATTGCTCCTTATGGTGAAGGGCCAAGAGTTGCATTAAGTTCACCTGAAGGAGATGCTTTATTTGGTCGTTCTCGTCTTTTACCACAACCTAGACAAGATTCAATCTACCAATTTGTCAATATTGTTAGTTTAGTTAAAGGTAAGAACCAAATCAAATTTGGTACAGATTTTATTTACACCAAATCTACAGGAAAAATATCATTTTTTAGTCAAGGTAGTACATCGTTTAGGGATCTAGATTTTACAGAACTTTCAGGGATTCCTAACTTACCAAAGTTTAGTAGTCTAGAAGCTTTTGACCCAAGTTTACGTACAGCAGAACAAAAAGCTTTTGTTTCTTTTCTTTCTACAGCACTTCCTACAATGTTTGCTGGGTTTCCTAAAAACTTAGATTTAAGCGATTTTTCTTTACCAATATTTTTTACACAAGGTTTTGGCCCTGGCGAAATAGAAACTCCAACAAAGCAATTTAGTGCATTTTTCCAAGATGATTTTAGACTAAGAGAAAATTTAATACTTAAAGCTGGTATTCGTTATGACTTAAATCGAATAGGAGGATCACCTAAGAATAATGGAAATTTTAGCCCAAGGCTTGCTATTTCTTATCGCCCAATTTCTAAATTAAATGTTAAAGCAGCTTATGGGCTGTTTTTTGCTTCCCCTTTAAATGGGCCGGCTTCAGTGGTAAATAATTTTAAGGATGATAGATTTAGCATATTAACTTTAGTCTTTCCTTTTTCTTTGATTCCTTTTAATCTTCCTAACCGACGTTTTGAAGAAACAAATAAACCACCTACTCCATTTTCTGAGATCCCACAACTAAGTGTGGATTTTGTTTTTGATCCAAATTTACGTAGTAGTTACACCCAACAAGCTAAATTTGGTTTTGAATACCTCTTAAATAACACCACAAAGTTATTTGCAGATTACACTTTTATTAGAGGTATTAAGTTATTTGCAGCTAGAGAGATAAATCCAGTTATTAACCCTACTGACGATCCATTAACTAGCCAACTTACAGGAAGATTAAATACTAATAAAGGTTCTATTGTTGAATATGAATCAGCCTATGATAGTTATTACAATGCAGCTACTTTTGGAATAGAAAGAAACTTTTCTCGTGGAATTAGTTTATTTGCACATTACACATTTTCTAAAGCAATAGATAATTTTATTGATTTTACTAATACAGATATTTCGCCAATGGTTCCAAATAATGATAAAGGGCTTTCCTTACAAGATGCTCGAAGCACCTTTATTTTTTCAGGGGTTTGGCGATCTCAAAGCAAAAATCTATGGCTAAGGAATTTGCAAATTTCTTCGATTATGAATTTTACTAGTGGTAGACCTTATAATTTAGTTACAGATGACTTAAATAGAGATGGCGTTCCTGGGGATCGTCCTCTAGGCTTAGGTCGAAATGTAGGTATTACTCCAGGTTTTGGATCTGTTGATATGCGCCTGAGTCGTAGCTTAAAGCTCTCAGAAATACTAAAATTAGAAGTTTTAGTAGAAATATTTAATTTTTTTAATAAGCCAAATTTAACAACAGGGGCTGATGAAAGTTTTTTACCTGATGCACAAGGTAAATTTAACTTACCTGCTAAAAAAGGTGGTAGATTTATTTTACCTCCTGAAAGAAGGCTTCAAGCCTTTGATCCTAGACAAGTACAATTTGGATTTCGACTTTCTTTCTAATAACTTAATTTATTTTAGCTGGGATAGTTCAACACGCCTTAGCATAAAGTCTATAGCTTTTTCTAGATTTTGTTTTTCTAGTACTATAGCTTTAGGAAATGTTTGTGCTAAAACTAGCTTTTCTGCTAGCAAAAAACATAGATAATTGCCCGAATCCACATAATTTTCGCTTATGTTGCTATCTAATTTGCTATTTAAGCCAAAATAGTTTTGATAAATATCTTTTGTTGGAGCATTTAAGTTTGCTCTTAAGTTTTTAGCAACCGTTTGTAAGGAAATTTTGGTTATTTTGTCATTAAAATCTAGTTGTAGAATCTCACCTTTGTTAGTTTCTGGATTTAATAGACTTGCAATATAACAAGCAAGCCCCTCTTGCCAAATAAAATCATATAAAGGCTGCTCAAAATTTAAGTGTTTAGCCTTTACTTGAAATTGCTGATGATAAAGATGAAAAAGCTCATGATGAAAAATAGGCCAAAAATTAATATTTTGATCATTCTTAAATGCTATAGAATCTAATCCAAAAATCAAAGCCTGCTCATTATTAATAATAGTTTGTTTTGAAATAAAACTTGTTAAAATAGGTACAAAATAAATAGTTCCTTTCCAACGAAAATCAGGAAATCGGCTTAGAAAATTTTCTTCATTAACTTCAAAATTATTAACTATTTGATTGCTTATCTTTTGTAATTTTAAGATATGTTTTTTTAAGTCAAATAAAAAAATAGTTAGTTTAGCATTAATTTCAGATTCAAAATTTGCTTGTGAAACTCCTAAATTATTAGCATTAAAAATATCAGGATATTGTTTAATAAATATCTCATAAAGCTCTTTAGTTTGTTCCTTTATATCTTTATTTTTAACTTGCTCATAAATTTGCCAAAATCTTGGCATTAGGTTTATAACTTTGTATGGACTAGTAAAATTTGCTGGTAATATTACTTTTGGTAAAATTAGTTGATTATAGTTAATAAATGTTGATTTATTAGGATAATAACCTTGCCTAGTTCTAATTTTAATATCTTCATTGATATCTTCATTGTTTATTTTATTAAGTTTTAGTGATATTTTACGAAAGGTTTCACTAGTGCTAACACTAGGGGTAAAAGCTAGGCTATAGCGAGTTCGTAAATGCTCAATTTGGGCATTCATTTTTTCTAAAAAGTTTTCTTTATTGGTTGTGTTAACTTCGCCGCCTGTTTCACTAGCAAAAATACTAATACTGCTTTTAGAAAAAAGCTTGCTAATTAAAATTTGATCCGGTGTTTGCCTTACGCTTAATTCTGTTGCTAGCTTATTTCCAAAGCTACCAAATATTAACCCTGTTACAGTTGCACCAACTTGATAGAGTTGCTCAAGGGTTTCTTCCTTAGTAGCAAGATTTCCATTTGTAAGCAGTGGTTCAGTAGAAAAATTGCTAGTAATAACAATAATTGCACGCCGTCCAACAGGGTTTTTAGCTCGTTTCATTTGCTGGGCAGCCTGAAAAATTGCTTCTCGCTGAAAAATTAGCTTACCTGGAATTTCTGGAAGTTTAGTAATTTGTTTAATTACTGTTCGTCTATCTTTGGTAAAATCCTGTACTAGTTGAGTTTGTGAGCCATAAGCCATTATTGCTACTTCATCTTCTGCACGAATATATTTAGTAATAGGCCATTCTTCAGGACGTAATTTTTCTAGTAAGGGCGAAAGAGTTTTGCTAACTTCAAAAAGAAAAATTATTGATAAAGGTAAGGATTCTTCCTTAAAAAAAGTTATTTCCTCTAAAGTGTTTTCATCATAGAGGATAAAGTTTTCTTTCTGTAATCCACTAATGGTTTTATTAGTTTTTTGGTCAATTACTTGGGCATCAAGTACAACTAAATTAGTATTAAACTTAATTATATCTTCTTGTTTTTCAACTACTTGGCTATAAGCTAAAGAAGGTATTAAAAAAATTATTATTGCAAATAGACGAATCAGCATAAGTTGACCTAATTTTAAGATTAAAGGGTTGTTAATCAGGTTTTAACGCAGAAAATGCTTAAGAGTTCATCAAGGGAGGACGATAAAAAATTAAAAACATAATTAAATTTGAGGTTTTTTAATTTTACGGCTGCTTTTACGACAATCTGGGCAAATAATAGTTGAATTAGCTACTAAACTTCGTCCTACTTCTTGGCCGCAAATCTCACAATTAACAGGATAAGTTTTATTTGGCTTTTTGTTAGCCTTTGATTTATTTGTATTTGCTGTTTGAGGCTCTGACAAGTCTGCCATCATAGCTTGAAAAATTTCTGGTATAGGGTTGCTGGGGCTACTTGGCACTACTTTTTTGCTTATCTCTAAACTAGGAAGTTTATTGGTGACAGCTTTTTTATTTGTATTATTAACTAAATTGATGGGTTGTGCTGGAAGTGATGAAGGTGTTGGATAGCTTTCTTCTACAATATCATTAATTATAGGAGTATCTACATCTAATAACTCCATATCTATTTGCTTATTATCCAAAGACTTACCCATATAAACATAAACCCTGCTACTAACAGAATTTAGTTCTTGGGCTAGTACCATTACGCTTTTAGGTCTTTGCGCTGGATTTTTGGCTAATGCGTGCATTACGACCGCATTTACATCTATAGGAACATTTGGATTAATTTCATAAATTGGACGTGGTATTTCTGTAGTTTGTTTCATTGCCAAAGCTATAGGAGTGTCAGCATCAAAAGGTGGAATGCCTGTTAGTAATTCATAGGTGATTACCCCTAGGCTGTAAATATCTGATCTAAGGTCTACCTCTTTACCATAACATTGTTCTGGGGACATATAATGAGGTGTTCCTACTACCATGCCTTGACGAGTTAAATTTCTTTCTTGTTCATCAATTTGATTTTTTAGTTTTGCAATACCAAAATCTAAAACTTTTACTACTTCTTCTTCACTTTCCTTTTGTAAAAAAATATTGTCAGGTTTTAAGTCACGATGAATAATATTTCGTTTGTG
This region includes:
- a CDS encoding glycosyltransferase: MFTQISSLLKLFPIAIQESEQIYRPEVPLLPGLEKFAQTNNISFLYSLDTFDIVIISLYFGILFILSLYGFYRLKLVYLFFRYLPHAPKPKTEFSELPKVTVQLPLFNEMYVVERLIESVAAIDYPRELLEIQVLDDSTDETIAIASCVVEQYKKQGFDIVYLHRTDRTGFKAGALEAGLKSAKGQFVAVFDADFLPRPDCIKKMIHYFTDEKIGMVQMRWSHINGDYSLLTKIQSIMLDGHFVVEQMARNRSGSFFNFNGTAGMWRREAIEYSGGWQHDTLTEDTDLSYRAQLMGWRFVYLLDEDVPAELPVEINAFKAQQRRWAKGLIQVAIKLLGRMLKNDNLPTRVKVEMFFRLTNNIAAPLMILLALLHLPVLIVRYNQGFFHLLLFDVPILLFSSLSVIAFYGSAQYYLHPTTWKKRLKYLPLVMGMGIGLTFSNARAVIEAILGVQSSFVRTPKYKVESRQDNWLSQAMKYRRNMGLIPYLEVLTAIYFVATIYYAFTRSILGTIPFLFIFLFGYGYTGIMSMFQSTWQRFFKTK
- a CDS encoding gamma carbonic anhydrase family protein, which translates into the protein MIIEHEGKKPVIDPSAYIAPNAVISGDVTIGPDSRILYGAVITSEGAPVKIGRGVVVMENAVIRGAGGAKQAFPCILEDYVLVGPTAYISGATLEYRAFIGANATVFNGSVVGRNAAVSLGAIVHIQTHLPAETLVPIQHIVIGNPCKLFSPNQAHEVIDELMRRNFREYVFNLKDNEVLAERYAKSLASHLSDKTLSLNDVLAAVNTTNTANTTEIAKNEAKPVRTSSRKKRAN
- a CDS encoding aminopeptidase P N-terminal domain-containing protein — translated: MYLRKTSTIRFITLILSLTLLFAAFTINPSQANVSNTVLLAEQPLSEYKVRREKLLEKVRDGIVVVLASEEDDLGVGAKFRQNDNFMYLTGVDVPDSALVLVPKGYQGAKEWLFLPTPNPFMDQWTGPRPDISEQTAQAFGVERVASLKDLPKILGEIAHTADFQKSGEKVYTVVPPSNYTRLVREEKFTEQLRKISATVNLNPIAPFLADQRMLKSEPELSLIKRAIDITEQAHKDVLKNVQPGMFEYELEALILGQFYRNGAQRPAFPCIVGSGINSTILHYEKNRKKIEDNDLIVVDIGAEYNYYAADITRTYPANGRFTPRQREIYKLVLAAQTAAAKAFEPGKSTMHDLDAVARQVMRESSLKDSKGRSLDQFFPHGLGHFVGMYVHDVGDYSRPLPVGSVITIEPGIYLPDEKIGVRIEDDYLVTSTGLVKLSQNVPSEPEALEKLMAK
- a CDS encoding VWA domain-containing protein, giving the protein MLIRLFAIIIFLIPSLAYSQVVEKQEDIIKFNTNLVVLDAQVIDQKTNKTISGLQKENFILYDENTLEEITFFKEESLPLSIIFLFEVSKTLSPLLEKLRPEEWPITKYIRAEDEVAIMAYGSQTQLVQDFTKDRRTVIKQITKLPEIPGKLIFQREAIFQAAQQMKRAKNPVGRRAIIVITSNFSTEPLLTNGNLATKEETLEQLYQVGATVTGLIFGSFGNKLATELSVRQTPDQILISKLFSKSSISIFASETGGEVNTTNKENFLEKMNAQIEHLRTRYSLAFTPSVSTSETFRKISLKLNKINNEDINEDIKIRTRQGYYPNKSTFINYNQLILPKVILPANFTSPYKVINLMPRFWQIYEQVKNKDIKEQTKELYEIFIKQYPDIFNANNLGVSQANFESEINAKLTIFLFDLKKHILKLQKISNQIVNNFEVNEENFLSRFPDFRWKGTIYFVPILTSFISKQTIINNEQALIFGLDSIAFKNDQNINFWPIFHHELFHLYHQQFQVKAKHLNFEQPLYDFIWQEGLACYIASLLNPETNKGEILQLDFNDKITKISLQTVAKNLRANLNAPTKDIYQNYFGLNSKLDSNISENYVDSGNYLCFLLAEKLVLAQTFPKAIVLEKQNLEKAIDFMLRRVELSQLK
- a CDS encoding DUF3365 domain-containing protein, whose translation is MAIKSLQNKQLLALVISAMLVLLLCLFVIFQVKEKTILAMEMQKAESLARQVTTLRAFYTDEIVTRAKESGIKVNYDFKDHLGEKLFTETNSSRLYLYSRYPFPSRAAEKKDEFQQQALDKLEKQPQIPFYRMENVNGKMSLRYAVADIMSKSCVECHNANPESPKKDWKESDVRGVIEIVVPVDKTDKEITSFIWQIILVIVLGFALVITSSIFLNRQLLIQPINKLINIAKHIARGNLNVVATELKNKDDEIGLLAKEMNQMVIYLQQASDIADRIAGGDLSLQIELQSTNDTFGDAFQKMVQFLRIVTVKVKSCSDQVKAMSETLAKSGQQLQKDTEMVAAAVQDMASLVEELSTNIKLIAKSVESQASSVVETTTAIQHMSIRMQRIAAGTKDLTQLVGSARGVVKDGRDSVEQASSGMREIHHSITSTADTIYGLGEHAAAIGRIVEVINAIAEQTNLLALNAAIEAARAGQHGLGFGVVAEEVRKLSERTTESAEEIGVLIGGVQRDVAQAAKQMGLSTSLVNDGLEQSSKVVSALSQIEIVVDSVSTTSSYIDNIIIEQSVGTEEILRTTQELTIVTHEIQAASQEQSISTSEIVKSVERVQSAAERNAKLSEQLSVTSREMLSQSEQLAVTLGSFRLPNS
- a CDS encoding TonB-dependent receptor — protein: MSLLRFLQSIFLLGFLIFFLNLTVMAQFSGATTGTITGTVKDTDGKILVGVTVETTQIETNLKRTVQLNEKGFYHLLQLPPGTYKIKAELQDFESKEENLVLTIGTTAIIDFELRAKGTSEVVEINSENLILSDKTESSTQFRRQDIEALPINQRNFLQFATLAPRVVLSRTPEASVAVSLLISINNQPSRFNNVTIDGLSNNDASVGNVRSTFSQDVVQEFQVVTDNYSAEFGRALSGVINIVTRGGTNKFKGSLFGLGRTKQTSARNALFSFKPPFERYQFGSSLSGPIKTDKAFFFVGFERFTQNRSLLITVPNILVESAKRRGFSLSNGFVPVSVANTYVFARADYNVTKNNSLWLRYNLDSNYNGEFDGFGGKSDLTNGGFLILDNQAIALNNTYVNPNKNLVNETRFLYTKLDTNIAPYGEGPRVALSSPEGDALFGRSRLLPQPRQDSIYQFVNIVSLVKGKNQIKFGTDFIYTKSTGKISFFSQGSTSFRDLDFTELSGIPNLPKFSSLEAFDPSLRTAEQKAFVSFLSTALPTMFAGFPKNLDLSDFSLPIFFTQGFGPGEIETPTKQFSAFFQDDFRLRENLILKAGIRYDLNRIGGSPKNNGNFSPRLAISYRPISKLNVKAAYGLFFASPLNGPASVVNNFKDDRFSILTLVFPFSLIPFNLPNRRFEETNKPPTPFSEIPQLSVDFVFDPNLRSSYTQQAKFGFEYLLNNTTKLFADYTFIRGIKLFAAREINPVINPTDDPLTSQLTGRLNTNKGSIVEYESAYDSYYNAATFGIERNFSRGISLFAHYTFSKAIDNFIDFTNTDISPMVPNNDKGLSLQDARSTFIFSGVWRSQSKNLWLRNLQISSIMNFTSGRPYNLVTDDLNRDGVPGDRPLGLGRNVGITPGFGSVDMRLSRSLKLSEILKLEVLVEIFNFFNKPNLTTGADESFLPDAQGKFNLPAKKGGRFILPPERRLQAFDPRQVQFGFRLSF